GCGATGGCGGCGGGGTCGTCGCCCGGCACGTCGGAGATGGCGAGGGTGACGAGGCGGGCCGGATGGGCGGCTGCCGCCAGTCGGCCGCCCTTGATCGCGGAGAGGTGGCGGCGGACGACATTCATCTCGTTGATCGTGGCGCCGCAGGCCAGGAGGGCGCGGTTCACCGCCTGCTTGTCCGCGAGCGTCAGGCCGGGGGCGGCGAGGGGCATGAGGGCGGAGCCGCCGCCGGAGATGAGGGCGAGGACGAGGTCGTCCTCCGTCAGGCCCTGGACTGTTTCGAGGATGCGGCGGGCCGCGGCCTCGCCGGCGGCGTCGGGCACGGGGTGGGAGGCTTCCAGCACCTCGATGTGTCGGGTGGGGTAGGCGTGACCGTAGCGGGTCACGACGAGGCCGCCCATCGGGACTTCGGGCCAGGCATCCTCCAGCGCGGCGGCCATGACGGCGGCGGACTTGCCGGCACCGACCACCACCACACGGCCCCTCGGCCTCTCCGGCAGGAAGTCCTTCAGAATGGCACGGGGATCGGCGCTGCGCACCGCGGCGTCGAAGAGGCGGCGGAGGGCCGCACGGGCGGTGCTGTCGTTCCAGTCGGTCAAAGTCGGTCCTCCCCGGCGGCGCGCATCATGGCGGCGGGCGCAGGAGCGGCAAGGGGCTTGTGGTATGGATGGTGGTATGGAAGAAGAGGCGCGGGAGGACGGGCCGTGCCGTCAGGAGCCGCCAAGGCGCATCAGGGGCAGGGTGAGCGTGCGCAGGATCTCCGCGCTGGCGCGCTGCCGGTGCGCGGAAACCGCGGCGCGCGCGGCCTCGGGATCGGCGGCCTTCAGCGCGGCGAGGATGCGGGCGTGCTCGTCGGCGGAGGTCGCGGGCTCGGGGCGCAAGGCGGCGGTGGCGAGGCGGGCGCGCTGGGCGAGGTCCGCCGCCTCCTGCGCCAGGCGGGCGAGGCGGGCATTGCCGCAGCCCTGCAGGAGGGCGCGGTGGAAGGCATCGTCGGCCGCGGCCCAGGCCCGGCGGTCGCCGGCGGAGAGGGCGGCGCGCATGGACTCCGTGGCGTGGGCCATGGCGGCGGAGGCGCCGCGATTGGGATTGGCGGCGAGGCGCGCGGCGGCGGCGCCCTCCAGCGCGATCAGCACCTCGTAGGTCTCGGCCATGCCGGCCGGGTCGATGGGCAGCACGCGCAGGCCGCGGCGGGGGCGCACGGCGAGGAAGCCCTCGGATTGCAGGCGCAGCACGGCCTCGTGCACCGGCGTGCGGCTCATGCCGAGGCCGGTGGCGAGCTCGCCCTCCGTCGCCTCGTCCCCGGGGGCGAGGGACATGTCGAGCAGCCGGGTCCGCAGGGCGCGGTAGGCGGATTCGGCGAGGCTGGGGCGGGTGGCCCCTTCGTTCTTCAACGGGTCCTGATTCATCGGGCGCTGGATGCCAGCC
This genomic window from Pararoseomonas sp. SCSIO 73927 contains:
- a CDS encoding GntR family transcriptional regulator — protein: MNQDPLKNEGATRPSLAESAYRALRTRLLDMSLAPGDEATEGELATGLGMSRTPVHEAVLRLQSEGFLAVRPRRGLRVLPIDPAGMAETYEVLIALEGAAAARLAANPNRGASAAMAHATESMRAALSAGDRRAWAAADDAFHRALLQGCGNARLARLAQEAADLAQRARLATAALRPEPATSADEHARILAALKAADPEAARAAVSAHRQRASAEILRTLTLPLMRLGGS